The Thermoplasmata archaeon genome window below encodes:
- a CDS encoding nitroreductase family protein, whose amino-acid sequence MDLFEVMKTRRSIRKYKSQMVDDELIKKIFQMVRHAPSAHNAQPWKFVVVRDEEKKRRIAQYCNNQKFIHEAPVVIVACGLPDESQANIGNWISAFVVDVSIATTYLMLAAWSLGLGTCWIGNFNEDKVKEVLGLGNDVRIVAITPLGYPDETPEPTGRKNVSEIMAFEGFD is encoded by the coding sequence ATGGACCTGTTTGAGGTAATGAAGACGAGGCGAAGTATAAGGAAATACAAGAGCCAGATGGTTGATGACGAATTGATAAAGAAAATTTTTCAGATGGTGAGACATGCGCCCTCTGCCCACAATGCCCAGCCATGGAAATTTGTGGTTGTAAGGGATGAGGAAAAGAAGAGAAGGATTGCCCAGTACTGTAACAACCAGAAATTCATACATGAAGCCCCAGTTGTGATTGTTGCTTGTGGACTCCCTGACGAAAGCCAGGCCAACATAGGAAACTGGATCAGCGCGTTTGTAGTGGATGTCTCGATTGCGACGACTTACCTGATGCTGGCTGCTTGGTCACTGGGACTTGGAACATGCTGGATTGGAAACTTCAATGAAGATAAAGTAAAGGAAGTTCTTGGATTAGGCAATGATGTGAGAATTGTAGCAATTACTCCCCTTGGGTATCCTGATGAAACGCCAGAACCCACTGGAAGAAAGAATGTCTCGGAAATCATGGCATTCGAGGGTTTTGATTGA
- a CDS encoding XTP/dITP diphosphatase has product MRISVITTNSGKFAEIVQFFENLNVNFEMQKLDLLEIQADSLEAVVAGKLDSVDKNFSNCLVDDSGLFIDALSGFPGVYSSYVYRTIGVNGICKLMEGVENRNARFECLFGFRLNNKNYFFKGVCEGTIVDVPRGSGGFGFDPIFVPKGYSRTFAELPTEEKNKISHRGRALQELRNFLIGVL; this is encoded by the coding sequence ATGCGGATTAGTGTCATTACCACGAATTCTGGCAAATTTGCGGAAATCGTGCAGTTCTTTGAAAATCTAAACGTTAATTTTGAAATGCAAAAACTGGATTTACTAGAAATTCAGGCAGATTCTCTTGAAGCTGTGGTAGCTGGAAAGCTTGATTCTGTTGATAAAAATTTTAGCAACTGTCTTGTAGATGACTCTGGCCTTTTTATAGACGCACTTTCTGGTTTCCCTGGTGTTTATTCTTCATATGTTTATAGAACAATCGGAGTGAACGGAATCTGCAAGTTAATGGAGGGCGTTGAGAACAGAAATGCACGCTTTGAATGCCTCTTCGGATTTCGCCTCAACAACAAGAATTACTTTTTCAAAGGTGTGTGTGAGGGCACAATTGTAGATGTACCTCGGGGTTCTGGTGGTTTTGGGTTTGACCCGATTTTTGTCCCTAAGGGCTATAGCCGGACATTTGCAGAACTTCCTACAGAAGAAAAGAACAAAATTTCTCATAGGGGTAGGGCCCTTCAAGAACTAAGGAATTTTCTGATTGGCGTTCTATAG